One Cololabis saira isolate AMF1-May2022 chromosome 12, fColSai1.1, whole genome shotgun sequence DNA window includes the following coding sequences:
- the tnnc1a gene encoding troponin C type 1a (slow): protein MNDIYKAAVEQLTDEQKNEFKAAFDIFVQDAEDGCISTKELGKVMRMLGQNPTPEELQEMIDEVDEDGSGTVDFDEFLVMMVRCMKDDSKGKSEEELAELFRMFDKNTDGYIDLDELKTMLESTGEPITEDDIEELMKDGDKNNDGRIDYDEFLEFMKGVE from the exons ATGAACGACATCTACAAGGCAGCG GTCGAACAGCTGACAGACGAACAGAAAAATG AGTTCAAGGCTGCCTTTGACATCTTCGTGCAAGATGCAGAAGATGGCTGCATCAGCACCAAGGAGCTGGGGAAGGTGATGAGGATGCTTGGGCAGAACCCCACACccgaggagctgcaggagatgATTGACGAGGTGGATGAGGATG gaAGCGGCACGGTGGACTTTGATGAGTTCTTGGTCATGATGGTGAGATGCATGAAAGATGACAGCAAAGGGAAGTCAGAAGAGGAACTGGCAGAGCTGTTTCGGATGTTTGACAA AAACACTGATGGTTACATCGACCTGGATGAGCTGAAAACGATGTTGGAATCCACGGGAGAGCCAATCACCGAGGACGACATCGAAGAACTGATGAAAGACGGAGACAAGAACAATGACGGCAGAATCGACTATGATG AATTCTTGGAGTTCATGAAAGGAGTAGAGTAA